One genomic window of Bacillota bacterium includes the following:
- a CDS encoding Gfo/Idh/MocA family oxidoreductase — protein MSNPVSVLLCGIGGYGNFYVDALLRQDNIDAVQIKGVVDPNPQGCQRLTELEAREILIYSDLAEFYRHQQVDLAVLSSPVQLHAQQIQLSLQHGTSVLCEKPLCSTVEDGLEVIATRDRLGGFVSIGYQWSHSEAIQNLKGDIQAGVLGKPKRLKSMVLWPRDFAYYNRNSWAGKVADSEGLFILDSVAHNATAHYIHNMFYLLGSRQDRSAFPLWIEAETYRANAIETYDTIALRCLVEPDIEVLYYATHASANVVNPQFCFEFEDAVVEYAQDRGPKAAIVAKFANGKEKNYGDPFADDTRKLWHAVDAVRTGEPILCGPEAALAEVAVITAVHRANPQATSFPEELIRTRRDEQGQAVAVFVSDLGKVLEECYRTWRLPHEYGVSWAKVGERFTLKPLLPKNLITSDS, from the coding sequence GTGAGCAATCCCGTATCAGTGTTACTCTGTGGTATCGGTGGATATGGTAATTTCTACGTTGATGCGCTGTTGCGGCAGGATAACATCGATGCTGTGCAGATTAAGGGAGTGGTAGATCCCAATCCCCAGGGATGCCAAAGGCTGACAGAGCTGGAAGCCAGGGAAATCCTGATTTATTCTGATCTAGCGGAGTTTTACCGCCACCAGCAAGTGGACCTAGCCGTGCTCTCTTCGCCGGTACAACTCCATGCCCAACAGATCCAGCTCTCTTTGCAGCATGGGACTAGTGTTCTCTGTGAGAAACCCCTGTGTTCAACGGTAGAGGATGGATTAGAGGTTATCGCGACCAGGGATCGGCTGGGGGGATTTGTCTCCATTGGTTATCAGTGGTCCCATAGTGAAGCCATTCAAAACCTCAAGGGGGACATCCAAGCTGGCGTCTTAGGCAAGCCAAAGCGCCTGAAGAGTATGGTTCTGTGGCCCAGAGATTTCGCCTACTACAACCGTAACAGCTGGGCAGGTAAGGTAGCGGACTCCGAAGGCCTTTTCATCTTAGACAGCGTTGCCCACAACGCTACTGCCCATTACATCCATAACATGTTCTACCTCCTAGGTTCCCGGCAAGATCGCAGTGCCTTCCCGCTCTGGATAGAAGCGGAAACCTATCGAGCCAACGCGATAGAAACCTACGACACCATTGCCCTGCGCTGTCTAGTTGAGCCAGACATTGAGGTTCTCTACTACGCAACCCATGCCTCGGCCAATGTGGTCAATCCACAATTTTGCTTTGAATTTGAAGATGCAGTGGTTGAGTATGCCCAAGACCGGGGTCCCAAGGCAGCTATTGTCGCCAAATTTGCCAATGGCAAGGAAAAAAACTATGGCGATCCCTTTGCCGATGACACCCGCAAACTCTGGCACGCCGTTGACGCGGTGAGAACCGGTGAGCCCATCCTCTGTGGACCGGAAGCCGCCTTGGCAGAAGTAGCTGTGATCACCGCAGTCCATCGGGCTAACCCGCAGGCAACTTCCTTCCCCGAGGAGCTGATTAGAACCCGAAGGGACGAGCAAGGCCAAGCTGTAGCTGTTTTTGTCTCGGATTTAGGGAAAGTCCTGGAGGAATGTTACAGGACATGGCGACTTCCCCATGAATATGGAGTTTCCTGGGCTAAAGTCGGGGAGAGATTTACCCTAAAGCCTCTATTGCCAAAAAATCTTATTACCAGCGACAGCTGA
- a CDS encoding cold-shock protein gives MQEQGTVKWFNAEKGFGFIEREGGGDDVFVHFSAITGEGFKTLEEGQRVTFTVTQGAKGPQASNVTVIH, from the coding sequence ATGCAGGAACAAGGTACCGTGAAGTGGTTTAACGCCGAGAAGGGATTTGGATTCATTGAGCGGGAAGGTGGCGGCGACGACGTCTTTGTCCACTTCTCCGCTATTACCGGCGAAGGCTTCAAGACCCTGGAAGAGGGACAAAGGGTAACCTTCACTGTCACCCAAGGCGCCAAAGGCCCCCAAGCATCCAATGTAACCGTCATCCACTAA
- a CDS encoding helix-turn-helix transcriptional regulator has translation MRKALQQARAKKGLTQAEVAALVGIRRASYTHIERGSRNPSIQVARRIAQVLECSLDELFSEESGAPKTGEERK, from the coding sequence ATGCGCAAGGCCCTTCAGCAAGCTCGTGCTAAGAAGGGTTTGACCCAGGCTGAGGTTGCTGCCTTAGTCGGAATTCGCAGAGCCTCCTACACGCACATTGAGCGGGGAAGTCGTAACCCGTCGATTCAGGTGGCCAGAAGGATTGCCCAGGTGCTGGAGTGTTCTCTCGATGAGCTGTTCTCAGAGGAATCTGGGGCTCCGAAGACAGGCGAGGAAAGAAAATAA
- a CDS encoding response regulator, whose translation MRQALLIEDNGLFQSALRQLLESMGFSTVCAFSRSEALQYAEIPFDIIIFDYVDPGDVSPYQFIRRLQSTEANQHTPLIAMTGYSVLSKPLPVSAVLHKPFDIRVLEGHIWRAIRGAKSNDLLA comes from the coding sequence ATGCGCCAGGCTCTGCTCATCGAGGATAATGGACTGTTCCAATCGGCACTTCGACAGTTGCTCGAGTCCATGGGCTTTTCAACAGTATGCGCATTTTCTCGGTCTGAAGCCTTGCAGTACGCAGAAATACCCTTTGACATAATTATCTTTGATTACGTTGATCCCGGAGATGTGTCGCCTTACCAATTTATCCGGAGACTTCAATCCACTGAGGCCAATCAACACACACCCCTAATCGCAATGACCGGATATAGTGTTTTGAGCAAACCACTACCGGTATCAGCTGTTCTACATAAACCCTTTGATATTCGAGTGTTGGAAGGACACATTTGGCGTGCCATTCGCGGCGCCAAATCTAACGACCTGTTGGCCTAG
- a CDS encoding helix-turn-helix transcriptional regulator: MATIGDRIRDLRKTKGLTQHGLATLVGVSRATVASWEIGRRTPDIQAVNALARIFGTTTDYLLDHHDPSHVKEPTPHHPTNYGEAAIFDPGPLQGRTKELWDLLLPYFLGQKTLSAGQLKAIVAILSIDE, from the coding sequence ATGGCCACCATCGGTGACAGAATTCGTGATCTGCGCAAGACAAAAGGACTCACCCAACATGGATTGGCAACCCTGGTGGGAGTATCTCGGGCTACCGTTGCCTCATGGGAGATTGGTAGACGCACCCCAGACATTCAGGCCGTTAATGCCCTAGCTCGTATCTTTGGGACAACCACCGACTACCTGCTGGATCACCATGACCCTTCCCACGTCAAGGAGCCGACACCCCATCATCCCACCAACTATGGCGAAGCCGCCATCTTCGATCCCGGCCCTTTGCAGGGTCGCACCAAAGAGCTGTGGGATCTCCTTCTACCCTATTTTCTCGGTCAGAAGACCCTCAGCGCCGGGCAACTCAAGGCGATTGTGGCAATCCTATCAATCGATGAATAG